CGTGCATGCGCTCGACCGCCTGCTGGAGCAGTCGGGCCTGAGCTGGAGCGTGGCAAGCTTCGCCGGCGTGATGCTGGCCTCGGCCGGCGCCGCATTTTTGCTGCTCATCTACCTCAGTGTGCCGTGGCTGCTGCTCCTGCCGCTGGTGGCGGGCGCGGCCCTGCTGCCGCTGCTGGTGGTCTTGCGCGCCAAGGCCAAGCGCCTGCAGCGCATCGAGCAGCAACTGCCCGATGCGCTGGATCTGATGGCGCGCGCCCTGCGCGCCGGCCATGCCTTCCCCACGGCCCTGAAAATGGTCGGCGATGAAATGAACGCGCCGCTGGCCGTGGAATTTCGCGCCACCTTCGACGAAGTCAATTTCGGCATCGCCATGCAGGACGCCCTGATGAACCTGGCCACGCGCGTGCCCAGCACGGACTTGCGCTACTTCGTCATCGCCGTGCTGATCCAGCGCGAAACGGGCGGCAACCTGGCCGAACTGCTCGACAGCATCAGCCGCATCATCCGCGAGCGCATCAAGCTGCTGGGACAGGTGCGCGTGCTGTCGGCCGAAGGCAAGCTGTCGGCCTGGATCCTGTCGCTGCTGCCCTTCGGTGCGGCGGCCATGATCCACCTGACCAATCCGCAGTTCCTGGAAATGCTGTTCGTCGACCCGGGCGGACGCAAGATGCTCGCCGGCGCCCTGGTGATGATGGTGTGCGGCATCCTGGTCATGCGCAATATCATCCGCATCCGCGTCTGAGCCCGCAAGGAGAACCCTCATGAATCCCGTGCATATCGCCTTTCTCGCCCTGCTCTTCATTGCCGTCTTCGGCACCGTGCTGGTGGCCATGCGCAGCTTTGCGCCCGATCCCTTGCGCCAGCGCATGGACAACGCCACCGGCAAGAGCGCGGCGGCGCCCGGCGCATCGGCGCCCAGCCCCTGGCTGGCGCGCATGGTGCGCCTGAGCGGCCCCCTGGCCAAACTGTCGCTGCCCGACCAGGGCTGGGAAGGCTCGGTGATGCGCCGGCGCTTCATGAATGCCGGCCTGCGCCAGGCGTCGGCGCCCATCCTGTTCTTTTCCGCCAAGACCATGCTGGCCATCGGCCTGCCCCTGCTGCTGTTCCTGGGACTGAGCGCCTCGGGCAGCCAGGTGGCGGGCAAGGCGCTGCTGTTCTGGCTGCTCATCGTGGCCGCCATCGGCTACTACCTGCCCAATATCGTGCTGGCACAAATGATCAAGCGGCGCCAGCGCGATATCTTCGAAAGCTTTCCCGATGCGCTGGACCTGATGACGGTGTGCGTGGAAGCAGGCCTGGCCATGGATGCGGCGCTGGCCCGGGTGGCGGCCGAGATCGCCCTGAAAAGCGCCGTGCTGGCCGAGGAATTGCATCTGGTGATGCTGGAACTGCGCGCCGGCAACACCAAGGAGCGGGCGCTGCGCAACCTGGCCCTGCGCACGGGCGTCGAGGATGTCGACGCGCTGGTGGCCATGCTGATCCAGGCCGAGCGCTTCGGCACCAGCATCGCCGCGTCGCTGCGCGTGCAGTCGGACCAGCTGCGCACCAAGCGCCGCCAGATGGCCGAGGAAGAAGCGGCGAAGATCGCCCTCAAGCTGCTGTTCCCGCTGATCTTTTTCATCTTCCCTTCGCTGCTGGTCGTCCTGATGGGGCCAGCCTTCCTGCAAATTTACCGCGTGCTCCTGCCCAGCATGGGCAGCGGCAGCTGACCGGAGAACCGCCATGTCACAGCACACCACCCTGATGCTCATGCTCGCCTGCGCCGGCCTGCTGCCCGCCTGCGGCCACCTGCCCGGTCCCGCCAGCCAGCACAGCCAGGCCAATCACGCCGCCCCGCCCCAGGCGCGCAGCATTGACAGCCCCGCCGCCCGCAGCGCCGCGTTCTGCAAGCTGGGCAAGCGCATGCAGGAACTGGGCGATCCGCGCGCGGCGATGGCCGCCTACCGCGAAGCGCTGCTGCTTGAGCCCGACTCGGCCGATGCACGCAATGGCGCCGCCGTGCTGCACGCGCAGCTGGGCCAGCTGGACACGGCGCGCACCATGCTGCAGGCGCTGGCGCAAGAAGCGCCGACGGCCCGGACCTACAACAACCTCGGCTACGTGCTGTACCTGCAGGGCGATTACGCCCAGGCGGCCAGCGTGCTGCGCCAGTCGCTGCAGCTCGACAATGGCCAGCAGCCGGCGCGCGCCAACCTGGATCTCACCATCGCGGCGCTGGCGCGCAGCATAGCGACGGTCGATGCGGCCGATGCCACCGCGGACGCCGTCGCGCCCGATCTGGCGCCGGCGCCCAAGCCGGCGGCACCGGCCAGCCGCCTGCAGCTGACGCAGTCGCAGCCGAATATCTTCACGCTGAGCTGGCGCGACACGCCCGTGGCGCCACGCGCCGCGCCGGCCGACGTGCCCGCCCTGGCGAAGCAGGCGGCGCCGCTGCCACGGCTGGAAGTCATCAACGGCAATGGAGAAACGGGGATGGCGGCGCGCATGCGCGGCATGCTGGGCGGCATGGGCATCAGCGTGCTGCGGCTGGGCAACCAGCGGCCTTACGGCATCCAGGCCAGCAGCATCGTCTACCGTCCCGGGCACGCCGAGGCAGCGGCCGCCCTGGCCCTGGCCTTGGGCGGCATGCCGCAGCTGCAAGCGGCCGGCGACAGCGGCATCGGCGCGGGCGCCGACCTGCGTTTATTGCTGGGCAAGGATGCGGCGGCCAGCCTGCGCGCGCCGGACGTGCGCCTGGCATCGAACGCGACACCGTGACGCAGGCATCAGCGCGGCAGCAGGCGGCGGTCGGCGGGGTTGATCAGGAAGCCCTGCAGGATATCCTGCAGCTGCGGCAGTTTCGCCACGTAGGCGGGAATGCCCAGCTGGCGCGCGCCGAAGTAGTGGGCGATGATGTCGCCCTGCTGCTCCATGTTGAAGTCGGACAGGACGCCGCCCGCCTGCGCATCGTAGCGGTAGGCCCGTTGCCCGATGTAGCCGCCGCGCAGCGCCAGCAGCACGCCATGCAGCAGCACGCCGTAGCCGAGCTGGTACTGCCACACGTGCACCATCTCGTGGATGAAGAACAGCTTGCCGCTGTTGCCTTCGCGGGAAAAATCGTCGCGGTACTGGGCCGGCATGAAGTGCAGGCTGCCGCGCGGCGTCATCGCCGTGTTCTGGTCCTGCAGGCCGAACGGTAGAAAGGAGCCGCGCACGACGCGCACGCGCGCGTAGTCGACGGCGCCCTGGAAGACGCTGCGGGCCATGGCGGTTTCGCCGATGGTGAGGGGGCGGCGCAAGACTCGCATAAGAAGAAGAGAAGAAAGCGCGGCAAGCGTAAAGCCTGCCGCGCCGGTACCGCTTAAACCGAACGAAGGCCGCTGGCCGCCTTGGCGATTTCCGTGATGCGGTCCCAGTTGCCGGCCGCGATCGCGTCTTTCGGCGTCAGCCACGAGCCGCCCACGCAGGCGACGTTCTTGCACGCCAGGAACTGCGACGCCGTCTCTTGCGAGATGCCGCCCGTCGGGCAGAACGTGATGTCCGGCAGCGGGCCGTAAATCGCGTTGAGCATGCCGATGCCGCCCGCCGGCACGGCCGGGAACAGTTTCAGCTGCTGGAAACCGTTTTCACGCGCCGCCATCACTTCGCCTGGCGTCATCACGCCTGGCAGCAATGGCAAGCCGCTGCTTTTCGCCGCCGCCACCAGGGCCGACGTCAGGCCCGGCGACACGCCGAAGACGGCACCCGCATCACGTGCCTGCACGAATTCCTCGGGACGGGTCAGGGTGCCCACGCCGACGATGGCGCCCGGCACGGCCGACATGGCACGGATCGCTTCCAGGCCGTGCTTGGTGCGCAGGGTCACTTCCAGCACGCGGATGCCGCCCGCCACCAGCGCGCGCGCCAGCGGTACGGCGTGTTCAGGATCGTCGATCGCAATCACGGGGATCACGCTCGAGGTGCGCATAATTTCCAGTAGTGTCATGGTCATCTCTTATTTCCTAGCCAAAAAGTCTTCATCGGAACCCGGTACGGTATCGCCGACATTGTCGGCGTCGTGCAAGGCGACGGTGGTGGGAATCGGCGACGGCAGGCCGAAGGTGGTGGCACCCTCTTCCGCCGCGCTGACGGTGGAACGGAACATGGAAAACAGCTCGCGGCCCATGCCGACGTGGTTCGGCGACAGGTCGGCCGTGACCAGCGCACGCGCGTGCCAGACGTCGGCCGGCACCAGCGCCTCCAGTACGCCCGTAAAGGCGTCGAGGCGGATGATGTCGCCGTCGCGCACGAGGCCCAGGGGGCCGCCGGCGAGGATTTCAGGCGAGACGTGGATGGCGGCCGGCACCTTGCCCGACGCGCCCGACATGCGGCCATCGGTGACCAGCGCCACGTGGCGGCCCGCATCCTGCAGGTTGGCCAGCGCCGGGGTCAGCGCATGCAGTTCCGGCATGCCGTTGGCGCGCGGCCCCTGGAAGCGCAGCACGGCGACGAAATCGCGGTCCAGCGTGCCGGCCTTGTAGGCGGCCATGAAGTCTTCCTGCGAATTGAATACCAGGGCAGGCGCTTCGACCGTGCGGTGCTGCGGCTTGACGGCCGACACCTTCATCACGGCGCGGCCCAGGTTGCCCGCCACCAGGACCATGCCGCCGTCCGGCGCGAAAGGATTGCTGGCCGGGCGCAGCACGTTTTCGTCGGCGCTGGCGGCCGGCGCATCTTTCCAGAAGACCTTGCCGTCTTCGCCGAGGAACGGCTCCATGCAGTGCGCGCGCAAGCCGTGGCCCAGGATGGTGTTGACGTCTTCGTGCAGCAAGCCCGCGTCCAGCAATTCGCGGATCAGATAACCGGTACCGCCGGCAGCGTGAAAATGGTTCACGTCGGCGTCGCCGTTCGGGTAGATGCGCGTGAGCATCGGCACGATGGCCGACAGTTCATTGAAATCGTTCCAGTCGATGACGATGCCGGCCGCCTTGGCGATCGCCACCAGGTGCAGGGTGTGATTGGTCGAGCCGCCCGTGGCCAGCAAGCCCACGACGGCGTTGACGATACATTTCTCGTCGACGATATGGCCGACTGGCAAGTAGCTGCCGCTTTGCGCCGTGATGACGGCCGCGCGCTGGGCGGCGGCCTTGGTCAGCGCATCGCGCAGCGGCGTGTTCGGCGTGATGAAGGCGGCGCCCGGCAAATGCAGGCCCATCACTTCCATCAGCATCTGGTTGCTGTTCGCCGTGCCGTAGAAGGTACAGGTGCCGGCGCCATGGTAGGCTTTCGACTCGCCTTCAAGCAAGTCTTCGCGCGTGGCCTTGCCTTGCGCATACAGCTGGCGCACCTTGGCTTTTTCCTGGTTCGACAGGCCCGACGTCATCGGACCGGCCGGCACGAAGACGGCCGGCAAGTGGCCGAAGTGCAGCGCGCCGATCAAGAGGCCCGGCACGATCTTGTCGCACACGCCCAGGTACAGGGCCGCGTCGAACATATTGTGCGACAGCGCCACGGCCGTCGACATGGCGATGGTGTCGCGCGAAAACAGCGACAGTTCCATGCCCGGCTGGCCTTGCGTCACGCCATCGCACATGGCGGGCACGCCGCCGGCGAACTGGGCGACGGCGCCCACTTCGCGCACGGCTTGCTTGATGATCTGCGGGAAGCCTTCGAAGGGCTGGTGCGCCGACAGCATGTCGTTGTACGAGGACACGATGGCCACGGACGGCTTCTTGTACTCCTTCAGCGACAGCTTGTCGTTGGCGGGAAAGGCGGCAAAGCCGTGCGCCAGGTTGGTGCACGACAGGGCGCCGCGCTGCACGCCCTGGATGCGGGCCGCATCCAGATGCGCCAGATAGGCGCCGCGCGATGGCCGGCTGCGCGCGATGATGCGCGCTGTTACGGATTCGACTACTGGATGCAGCGCCATATGGATTTCCTTAAAAATGAGTATTTCGTGAAATTTTACTACAAAACGGTGAAGAAGAAGCACTCTTGCATGGGCCGACCACACAAATAAGCCACGGATTGCGGCGTATCAAGGCAAGCCCGGCAAATATCGCGTATCGGCAGCTGTCAACATAGCTCTTATATGGCACGGGTGCAATCGCTAAAAAAAGCACAACAAAAATCGGCTTCACGTCACAAACTGTAGTGAAATTACGTTTTTCTGATGTATTATTCTCATACCAATGCCGGACCCGCTGTTCGCCACCACGAACGCGCCGCGCTCCTTTCAACCGAGACAAGCACCCAAGCCGACCGCCATGCGCCAGCCAGCACCTACTCCTGCCATCACCGCCACCGCCAGTTTCCAGTCCCTGCAAGCGCATAGCGCCAGCCTGCGCGAAGTGCATCTGCGCCAGCTGTTCGCCGCCGACCCCGCACGTTTCTCGACGATGACGGTCGATGCGGCCGGCCTGCTGCTCGATTACTCGAAGAACCGGGTCGACGCCACCGCCATGGCGCTGCTGATGGACCTGGCCCGCGAGCGCGGCGTGGAAGCGCAGCGCGAAGCCATGTTCACCGGCGAGAAAATCAATCTTACCGAACATCGGGCCGTTCTGCATACCGCCTTGCGCGCGCCGCGCGGCACCAGGCTGATGGTCGATGGACAGGATATCGATGCTGACGTGCAAGATGTACTGCAGCGCGTCAAGGCATTTACGGACAAGGTCCGCAATGGCAGCTGGCTCGGCTACACAGGCAAACCGATTTGCGACATCGTTAATATCGGCATCGGCGGCTCGGACCTGGGCCCGAAAATGGCGTGCCTGGCGCTGCGCTCGTATGCCAACCCGGGGCTGGAAATGCACTTTGTTTCCAACGTCGACGGTCACGACATGGAAGCGACCCTGTCGAAAGTCGATCCGGAAACCACCCTGTTCATTGTTGCCTCGAAAACCTTTGTTACCGCTGAAACCATGCTCAACGCCAACACGGCGCGCGCCTGGTTCCTGCTCGAAGGCGAAGAAAAGGATCTGGCGCAACACTTCGTGGCTGTCTCGACCAACACGCAAGCCATCGTCGACTTCGGCATTTCGCCGGACAATATGTTCCCGTTCTGGGACTGGGTCGGCGGCCGTTATTCCGTCTGGTCCTCGATCGGCCTGGCCGTGGCCCTGTCCGTCGGTTTTGAATATTTCAGCGATTTCCTCGCCGGTGCGCATGCGATGGATCAGCATTTCCGCCAGGCGCCCCTCGAAGACAACATGCCCGTCGTGCTGGCCATGGTCGGCTTCTGGAACCGTCAGTTCCTCGATTGCGGCTCCGTTTCCATCGCACCGTATCACCAGGACCTGAGCCGCTTCGCCGCCTACCTGCAACAGCTGGACATGGAAAGCAACGGCAAGCGCGTCACCAAGGATGGCGTACCCGTCGATGTGCCGACCGGCCCCGTCATCTGGGGCGATTGCGGCACGAATGCCCAGCACGCGTATTTTCAGCTGCTGCACCAGGGCACGGACATCACCCCCATCGACTTCATCGCCGCCCTGCGCGCCACGCACGATTTGCCGGGCCACCACGATGCCCTGCTGGCGAACTGCTTCGCCCAGTCGGAAGCCTTCATGACAGGCAAGACGGCCGAGGAAGTGCGCCTTGACCTGCAGGCGCAGGGCTTGCCGGAAAGCGAAATCGAAGCGCTGGTGCCGCACAAGACTTTCCCCGGCAACCGCCCCAGCAACACCATTTTGATGGACCAACTGACCCCGACCACCCTGGGCGCCCTGATCGCCTTGTACGAACACAAGACCTTCGTGCAGGGCGTCTTGTGGAACGTCAACAGTTTCGACCAGTGGGGGGTGGAACTGGGCAAGGTGCTGGCCAAGAAAATCCAGGCCGAACTGACGGGCGAAGCCCGTCCCGACCACCACGACAGCTCGACCAATGGCTTGATTGCCCTGGCGAAAGCCGCCAAGGCGGCGTATTAACTTAATTGAGGTTTATGAATATTTACGAAATCAAAGTAGTCAGCGACAAGGCCATGCAAGTGGGCGAATGCCCGCTCTGGCATGGCAAGGAAGCGGCCCTGTACTGGGTCGACATCGATGGCCGCGCCGTGCACCGGCTGCACCCGGCCAGTGGCAAGCATGCGCAGTGGACCATGCCGACAGAACCGTCGGCGCTGGCCATCAACGCCGGCGGCGGCCTGATCGTCGCCCTGCGCAGCGGCTTTGCCCACCTCGACACGAAGACGGGCAGCCTGGCGCACATCGCGCCGGCGCCGTTCGACATGACCACCACGCGCTTCAACGACGGCAAGGTTGACCCGGCCGGCCGTTTCTGGGTCGGCACGATTTTCGAGCCGCGCAACACTGACGCAGCGGAAATGTTCGTGCTGGAAAAGGGACAAGTACGCAAGGTCTGGTCGGGCGGCATGACCGTGTCGAACGGCCTGGGCTTCAGTCCCGACGGGCGCACCATGTATCACTCGGATACCACCACGCACCGCATCGACCGTTTCGACTTCGATGCGGCCACGGGAGCCATTTCCGCGCCACAACCGTTCCAGCGCTTTTCCATGGACAAGAAAGCGTTCGATTACGGCGGGCGTC
This window of the Janthinobacterium agaricidamnosum genome carries:
- the edd gene encoding phosphogluconate dehydratase, producing the protein MALHPVVESVTARIIARSRPSRGAYLAHLDAARIQGVQRGALSCTNLAHGFAAFPANDKLSLKEYKKPSVAIVSSYNDMLSAHQPFEGFPQIIKQAVREVGAVAQFAGGVPAMCDGVTQGQPGMELSLFSRDTIAMSTAVALSHNMFDAALYLGVCDKIVPGLLIGALHFGHLPAVFVPAGPMTSGLSNQEKAKVRQLYAQGKATREDLLEGESKAYHGAGTCTFYGTANSNQMLMEVMGLHLPGAAFITPNTPLRDALTKAAAQRAAVITAQSGSYLPVGHIVDEKCIVNAVVGLLATGGSTNHTLHLVAIAKAAGIVIDWNDFNELSAIVPMLTRIYPNGDADVNHFHAAGGTGYLIRELLDAGLLHEDVNTILGHGLRAHCMEPFLGEDGKVFWKDAPAASADENVLRPASNPFAPDGGMVLVAGNLGRAVMKVSAVKPQHRTVEAPALVFNSQEDFMAAYKAGTLDRDFVAVLRFQGPRANGMPELHALTPALANLQDAGRHVALVTDGRMSGASGKVPAAIHVSPEILAGGPLGLVRDGDIIRLDAFTGVLEALVPADVWHARALVTADLSPNHVGMGRELFSMFRSTVSAAEEGATTFGLPSPIPTTVALHDADNVGDTVPGSDEDFLARK
- a CDS encoding type IV secretion protein Rhs, producing the protein MRRPLTIGETAMARSVFQGAVDYARVRVVRGSFLPFGLQDQNTAMTPRGSLHFMPAQYRDDFSREGNSGKLFFIHEMVHVWQYQLGYGVLLHGVLLALRGGYIGQRAYRYDAQAGGVLSDFNMEQQGDIIAHYFGARQLGIPAYVAKLPQLQDILQGFLINPADRRLLPR
- a CDS encoding type II secretion system F family protein gives rise to the protein MDYLYYVFAILTFIAVVLLIEGVYLAWNTSRGPEAERVARRLRIMSAGAHGDTGSSMIKKRLLSDTPALQRVLLSVPRVHALDRLLEQSGLSWSVASFAGVMLASAGAAFLLLIYLSVPWLLLLPLVAGAALLPLLVVLRAKAKRLQRIEQQLPDALDLMARALRAGHAFPTALKMVGDEMNAPLAVEFRATFDEVNFGIAMQDALMNLATRVPSTDLRYFVIAVLIQRETGGNLAELLDSISRIIRERIKLLGQVRVLSAEGKLSAWILSLLPFGAAAMIHLTNPQFLEMLFVDPGGRKMLAGALVMMVCGILVMRNIIRIRV
- a CDS encoding LytR C-terminal domain-containing protein, with the protein product MSQHTTLMLMLACAGLLPACGHLPGPASQHSQANHAAPPQARSIDSPAARSAAFCKLGKRMQELGDPRAAMAAYREALLLEPDSADARNGAAVLHAQLGQLDTARTMLQALAQEAPTARTYNNLGYVLYLQGDYAQAASVLRQSLQLDNGQQPARANLDLTIAALARSIATVDAADATADAVAPDLAPAPKPAAPASRLQLTQSQPNIFTLSWRDTPVAPRAAPADVPALAKQAAPLPRLEVINGNGETGMAARMRGMLGGMGISVLRLGNQRPYGIQASSIVYRPGHAEAAAALALALGGMPQLQAAGDSGIGAGADLRLLLGKDAAASLRAPDVRLASNATP
- the pgi gene encoding glucose-6-phosphate isomerase, whose amino-acid sequence is MRQPAPTPAITATASFQSLQAHSASLREVHLRQLFAADPARFSTMTVDAAGLLLDYSKNRVDATAMALLMDLARERGVEAQREAMFTGEKINLTEHRAVLHTALRAPRGTRLMVDGQDIDADVQDVLQRVKAFTDKVRNGSWLGYTGKPICDIVNIGIGGSDLGPKMACLALRSYANPGLEMHFVSNVDGHDMEATLSKVDPETTLFIVASKTFVTAETMLNANTARAWFLLEGEEKDLAQHFVAVSTNTQAIVDFGISPDNMFPFWDWVGGRYSVWSSIGLAVALSVGFEYFSDFLAGAHAMDQHFRQAPLEDNMPVVLAMVGFWNRQFLDCGSVSIAPYHQDLSRFAAYLQQLDMESNGKRVTKDGVPVDVPTGPVIWGDCGTNAQHAYFQLLHQGTDITPIDFIAALRATHDLPGHHDALLANCFAQSEAFMTGKTAEEVRLDLQAQGLPESEIEALVPHKTFPGNRPSNTILMDQLTPTTLGALIALYEHKTFVQGVLWNVNSFDQWGVELGKVLAKKIQAELTGEARPDHHDSSTNGLIALAKAAKAAY
- the eda gene encoding bifunctional 4-hydroxy-2-oxoglutarate aldolase/2-dehydro-3-deoxy-phosphogluconate aldolase, with translation MTMTLLEIMRTSSVIPVIAIDDPEHAVPLARALVAGGIRVLEVTLRTKHGLEAIRAMSAVPGAIVGVGTLTRPEEFVQARDAGAVFGVSPGLTSALVAAAKSSGLPLLPGVMTPGEVMAARENGFQQLKLFPAVPAGGIGMLNAIYGPLPDITFCPTGGISQETASQFLACKNVACVGGSWLTPKDAIAAGNWDRITEIAKAASGLRSV
- a CDS encoding SMP-30/gluconolactonase/LRE family protein translates to MNIYEIKVVSDKAMQVGECPLWHGKEAALYWVDIDGRAVHRLHPASGKHAQWTMPTEPSALAINAGGGLIVALRSGFAHLDTKTGSLAHIAPAPFDMTTTRFNDGKVDPAGRFWVGTIFEPRNTDAAEMFVLEKGQVRKVWSGGMTVSNGLGFSPDGRTMYHSDTTTHRIDRFDFDAATGAISAPQPFQRFSMDKKAFDYGGRPDGAAVDSEGNYWSAMFEGGKILRFAPDGHLLGEITVPVRCPTMVTFGGPDLRTLYITSASHNRSAAEIADYPLTGHVLSVRVDVAGQPETPYQA
- a CDS encoding type II secretion system F family protein codes for the protein MNPVHIAFLALLFIAVFGTVLVAMRSFAPDPLRQRMDNATGKSAAAPGASAPSPWLARMVRLSGPLAKLSLPDQGWEGSVMRRRFMNAGLRQASAPILFFSAKTMLAIGLPLLLFLGLSASGSQVAGKALLFWLLIVAAIGYYLPNIVLAQMIKRRQRDIFESFPDALDLMTVCVEAGLAMDAALARVAAEIALKSAVLAEELHLVMLELRAGNTKERALRNLALRTGVEDVDALVAMLIQAERFGTSIAASLRVQSDQLRTKRRQMAEEEAAKIALKLLFPLIFFIFPSLLVVLMGPAFLQIYRVLLPSMGSGS